The region TAAATGTCTTTTTTATTTTCATTATTTTTCCATTTATATATTTATTTTCATTTTAAATGGTATATTTTAAAATTTtattagattttttttgaaaaatgatgAAATTAAAAAATGTTAACATAGTAAAAAAAGTTAACACAATTTTTGAAAATGTTGAAAGATTTTAATAAAAATACTCGTGACAATTATAAAACATTCATGTGTTTCAAAAAAATATGTGCTTCTTTTAAAACGTGTATACAGTGTAAAAAATGTTTGTCTAATAAAAAATGTTTCCTACCACTAAAAAAATgtatgatttttttaaagaaatattcttgtgtttgaatattgtttatacaatgtaaaaaaatgttcacgttgttTAAAGCAATATTTATTGTCATTACAAATATATGCCAACACATATTTGGGAAAATGTTACTGTGTATTCAAGAAAGTGTTGctaacatgtatttaaaaaaatgtgcATCATGTGTTTAAAATATGTCCACTGTGTATTAATTTTTTTAAAGAGTGCACTAAAATTGCAAAATGTGTACTAAGAAAAAATAGACATGTGTTAAAGAAAGAAAAccgaaaaaacaaaacaaaaaaaacaaaaaaaagtgtagaAAACccagaaagaaacaaaaaaacccAAAGTATAACGAAaataaagaaaaaccaaaaaatgatgaaataacaaataaaacaaaagtataacgaagggaaaaaacaagcaaacaaagaagagaaaggaaaatcgaagaaaaataataaaagaaagcataaaagagaaaaaaagaaaagaaagaaacggAACGAACGCAACAACGATCACAACCATATGAACGAATGCACACTTTACGGTTCCGGCCCATACACATCTGTGATGCATGGCGTTGCGGGCGCGATAAATGCTATACTCGCTATATGCGGGATATATGATTAGCGACGTGTGAGAATCTATGCATCTGCTGCACCAAGGACTTGTGGGCCACTCGACGAAGAGGCCAGATCAACCAATGAGATGGGCTACTGGTGCATTTACATAAAGATCCTTGTACTATAATTGAATCTGAGCGAACTGAACATAACATCTCTCCAAACCCAACCCCAAGCATCTCTCTTCAATCATTCTGTTCTTTTATTTCTGTTGGTGCCTGCTAAATATTGTGATGCCAAATATTTGCATGGTGTTATGTATTTTTGCTGTCAAAAATGCAAGTTTTCCATCACTGAGTAGTTATGTGCTTGTGCCAATGCAATCTTCACATCATGAATTATGTCAATTAAAGCATACATAAAGCTATGCAACTCATTCCTTTGATAGAAATGCCACATTTTCGGTTGTTAATTATGTATGTTTAAAGATCTACAATAATGGGTCTAGCATGTTGTCAAAACATTTatttgaaaaaaggaaaaaaatagtaCACATCCAATAAGAAGTGAGCACAATTTGACTAGATAAAGATATGTGGAATGAAATCGTCATtttttagcatccatgcaaactgTTGGAATGCATTACAGAGTGGTAATGCACGGGAGAGCTAGCTAGCCCAACAAAGCAGTTTTTGCACCAGTATGTATAATATGAGGACCATTATACAATTGTGATAGGGCCTTATGCGAATGTGTCGGCGGCCTATCTTGTAGCTGGATCTTGTCCTTTTGTCCTCCATCAAACGTTCCATAAGCGACCGGTGCATCTGGTGCACCAGTCCGGTTGATGCATAGGATATGTTCTTACACTCTTTCTAGCTTGAGGAAAATTGAGACTTGTTGCGGAGAGTGGATGTATCCTCGAAGATAAGAGTGTTTCTATGACGCTTAGCTAAATAGTCGCGGCCTGCGGTGGATGTATTGCAACATGAGAATAGGGAGAAGGGAATGGGTGCCATTTTTTGGTCTCGCTAACTAATGGAAGCACTCGTTGTTAGAGTGTAATATGGTAGAAGCTTATGTGCTTTAGTCAACAATGACAGTACATATTTCATGTATTGTATGCAAGACTGTCAGGGAATGGCTATTCATGATGGTCTCCGAACTAAGGCACACTGACCATCTAGAGGTGCTGGTGACTCTGTGGGCTATCTAGCATGCTTGTCGAACAATGACCCATGAAGATATTTTTCAACTAAGTGCTTTGTCGATTGGTTATAGTTGATTTGGAGATTAATAGAAAGCAAAAGAATGTTGCTCCTAAAGTACACATCGCCGGACCTGAGCACCCATGGGGTGGATCACGCCACTCTTGGAAGGAGCTAaacgtactccctccttccatctatatagggcctaatacattttttaagactgcctttgactattgactagattaatagtatatgagatgcataatgtgaaaattatatcaatgaaagctcctttcacatacgaatttgactgtatgctttgtgtaagttgcatgtcatatattattgctctaacatttggtcaaagttagcctcgaaaaacgcattaggccttatatagatggaaggagggagtaatgTTGATGCTGGTGGGGGCAAAGAACAACATCTTTGGACTGGTGGTGGCATGTGATTGTattggagcatacttggggtccctCGTCACCTCTCGTTCAGGGGGTGACATACCTAGAGGTCCTGGAGTCCATGGTGTGACAAGAAGCTCTGGCTCTCACGACAGATTTGGGGTCACATAAAATCACAACCACGACTAACTGTTAATAGGTGGCGATGAAATTAAAGACCGCTGATGTGAACTACTATGTTCACGTAATTGTTGTGATTAGGAGGCGGGAAAAATATTTCAGGAGATTTCATTTGTTCATGAGGACTGAGCTTTAAAAAAGGAAGCTCACAGGATAATTCGCTCCATCCTCCAGTTATACGTTGGCCGCCGTGTCTGCTGACAGAATTACATGTTGGGCTTTCTATACCTTACAACATCTTGAGTTAATAAATTTCTAGCATTCCGCTAAAAAATTTAAACTTCCTCCACAATTTGGACTTCAGATTTCCATTTTAAACAGAGTTAACATGCATTAGTCACTTCAAAAAGGTAGAAACATAAGAGGAAGAAAAGAACATTAATCTACACTAGAAGGGCCACTTTAGTTAACAATTTTCTCCTAATGAAATTGCATAGACTCGCTTAGGAGAAGGACTATGTATTATAATGGTGCAAATCAAACATCTCGAGAAGTCTTGCAATTTGAAATATCCGCTTAGTAACCAAAGAAGGAAAGAATTGTCGTGACTTTATTCGATTCTTCTTGGTGGCATCAGAAGTGTGTTCATTTGCCCCACGAGTACACACCTACGTATTATTCACTGTTCTAAGGTGGCATAGGCAGATCTATTGCGGAGATTATGCCTCAGCGGTCAATTTGCAAAAATATAACCGTACCTTCCACACATGTCACCTAATTTCTGTGTGAAATAGGTGAAGGAAAAAAATTCCGTGGACACCGGTTGCAAACTGCCGCTCGTGCGTACCCGAGGGGATCTGCCGACACCTGTCCTCCCGATGCATCCGACGGCGCGCTCCATGTGCTTCTATCCTCGGCTCGGGCGCCCTCGCTCGGCTCCCGATTAAAACGTTCCCGGCTCATTTGCTCGACGCACGCTGACGATCTCATCTCCCCGGCTCATCGTTCCTCGGCTCAGCCATGTGAATGGATCCGGTTTGCACATCGCCGGAGCGATCCCATCGGCATTGGGCCGAGCGGCCATGCAACGTCAGCTATGCCTGAACGCCATGTCGACGAGCAGACTGACGACGGCGGCACTAGCGTCTCTTTACATGTCCTTGCGGAAGGATACAGACCACGCAGAGCTGGTGCAAATGTTGGGCGCATCGCGGTTCACCGCCGCAAAGTTGGGCATCCCTGTGTCCCCATGCCAGGCGACGAGCTGGCCGCCATGATCGCACACACCTacgccgccggcgacgagccggccACCATGATCGCACACTCCTACGCCTCCGGCGACTGGCGCATGGACGTATAGGCCTGTATGAATTTTTGAAGGGTTGATGTACGGCTGCATGTATGTGATAATTTTACAGTTTATGTAATTGTGTTGTATCATCGAATTTGATGCTCCATTGAAGAAATTCCCGCACATCGTGGCATCGTTACTGAAATTGCGGCGGAGTACTCACGGGAGAGGTGCTGAGGGAGGTGACGCCTTGTTGACGGGAGGAGGTTTCCAAACTGGCCGGGCGTTGGAGACGAGATGGATCATCCACCATGGCTGCTACGCTCGCGAACAGATGGGGATCTGGTGTGGCAAGATCAGATCGTGCGCTAGGCAGCTCATAGGTACAGCCGGTATCGCATGAAGAGCCAAGCCTGGAGGCACAAATAAGCCGAGCGAGGCAGGCAGGAGGGCGGCCTAGAGTGCGCCGTTGGATGCATCGGGAGGACAGGTGGCCGCAGATCAACTCGGGTACGCACGGGCGGCAGTTTGCAACCGGTGTCCACGGAATTTTCTTCCGTGAAATAGGCAAGGAAACCGGAGATAAACACCACTCAATGCACGAGTCCGGTAAATCCAAATGATCAGAACTATACAGCCATCTATATCCAACGTCTCACGCTGCTTCAATGATGTATTCATCACATCATCAATAATTTGGAAAAGCGTTAATTACATTAATTGAATTTGAAACGACATTAATTGCATCAAAAGCAATTAATCTTGGAATCAACATTAACTGTGGTTAATCTAGGAAATAATATTACTGTCAAACTAGTCGTGTGTTGCATGTACACGATTACTAGTACTCCAAGTAAGACACATGGGCACATTTCTACAATAAAATCTCGAGATCTTTAAAACCTTTAAATGTATATGGGGTATGGCTCTCAGATTCAAGCAAGGTCCACATTCATCCAAGGAAGTTAGTAATTTTTTTCCTCACCCTAACCCCAGCATCGATCACTTACCAAAATTTATTCTTTGTAATTTGGAAAAGTTAGATGAAAGCTTCATTTGTCGAATATCTTTGGTCGGCATTTGTACTTATCAGTCTCCAAAATGAAATGTTATCATGTTCTCGGTATAAAGATCATTCTAATATAAAGATCATTCTAATATTTTTCAAGAACACCACATTCTACATTTTTCATGAGTGGAATCCGTAATGATCCAAGGTTCCCTTTGTTCATTCTTCTACGGTGTATTTGTGAGAGTGTATCATTACAATGATCAAACAGATCAATTCTCTGCAGTGAATCAGCTAGTAGTAAAAACTAATTTAACAGGACCATCTTTCATATAATGAACATGCACAGAAACCAACCCTAAACCACATTATCCATGCAAGCAATGCGGGCATACACTACACACTCACTCACCTTGTCAACCGCAATGCATCCCGCAAGTCGCCTAGCTCACGACGGTGCCCACGCCGAGGCGAAAACAACGTTGTGCCCCTTCCATGTGAGCATGAGGTCGTCGTCCTCCCGCTTCATCCCCCACCCGGCCGCGTGCTCGTTCAACATTGTCCTTATCTCCCCGGCCGCCTCCTCGCCGAAAGCCACCGCCCGGAACCCCGCGCCGCGCATCCTTTGCCCCCACCTCGCCCGGTCCTCCTGCCGCTCCACCCTGTCCACCCCTTCCTGCGCCAGCACGTTCTCCACCTTCCACCCGACCTCCGCCTCGTACCACCGCCGCTGCTCGCTCCCCTTGGGCAGGAAGGTGTCCACGGCGTCGTACGGGATCCACAGGAAGTTGAACGCCGCCCGGAGCCTCCCCACCACGTCCCCCGCCGTGAAGTCGGCATCCTCTTCGGCCACCACGACCAGCGTTGGGTCGAGGGTTCGGATGGACTTGAGGAGCATGGTCCGGAGCGAGACCGACTGAGTAAGGCTCACCGACCCGGCCGTCTCGTCCGGCACGGTGTGCAGCagcatgtggcagttgaggatgagcgcCTCGGTGCCGTCCGAGACCAGCTGCTGCACCCGGAGCTGGTCGACTAAGGAAGTGAAGGCGTCGGCCGGCGAGGTGGGCACCATCCGGAAGTCCATTGTCACGTTGCGGGATCGCGCGAAGTTGACAAGCTTCGCGCCTAGCTCGTCGTAGGACATGTCGAGCGCCGGCGGTGGCCCGCTGCACCCGACATCGGCGACGGTGAGCCGGAGTATCGGGGGGCCCTCGGCCCGGCTGGCGAGCATGTCGATGAGGGTCGGGATCTGCATGCAGTGCGTCGTGCTGAGGTCGACGACGTGAACGACGGAGAAGCCCTCCACGGCCTCAAGGATGGCGTGGTTGGCGGCCATGTAGCCGAACCGGTGCCACGGCGTGAGGTCGACGAAGCTGGCGAGCTCGACGGCCGTGAAGCGGTGCACGTGGAGCGCGGCCGACTCGACCGCGGCGGCCACGGCCGCGGTCACCGCCTTGCACGCCCCCGTCCTGGAAGCGCGCGCGACGAGCGCGCAGAGGAACGCCGCCGTGAGCCGCTGGTTGGAGTCCCCGTCGGCGGGGGCGATGTTGTTGAGCACCCACAGAATCTGCTGCGTGAGCGTGGCGTCGTTGGCCTCGATGGCGTTGGCGCAGTGCACTAGAAGCTGCTCCATGCAGCCGGCGCTGTTGAGGTTCCCCAGGGAGATCTTTGAGGAGGGCGGCAGCGTCGGGAACAAGCTCCCAGCAGCCGGCCACGGGCGTGCCCTCGGCGCGCCGACGTCAAGAAAGAGCCCTAGCCCTAGCCCGTGGTGTCCATTAGGGTAGAGAGGCGGTGCAGTCACTGCAGCATGGGTGAACTGCATCATGTAGGGGGGTCGCGAGGTGGGTGGAATGGAAGGCAACAAATTTGCGACGCTGCCGCGATGATTAGAAAAGAGCAAAGAGGCAGAGCTAGTACACGTCCAGCAGTTTGAGGAGCGGATTTGGTGCTTGTACAAGGCATATATAGAGGGCCGTGCACTCGCTCGCCCGAATCGGAGATACAACCTACAGCTACACGTGCTTTCCTATCCTATGCCAATAGAACTTTGGGAACGCGGATCAAAGGGGAAACCAAGGGAGACGGAGAATGGAGAGAGTTTGATTGATTCATCAAGTACGTACGTACAGGGAATATTTCAGTCAAGGGATTTGTATTTAGCTAGCTGGCTAGAAACCATCTGGAGCTGGAAGAAAGGGCAGGGAAATTAAAATTTGTGTTCCATGTATGTACCATGAAACAGGATCGAGATCTAACAGCACTATTCTATGCAACTAGCTAGAAGGAATCGACAGGGTGATTAATAAGCACATGTAGTACATGCATGCTTGATATCGATCGACTAGCTAGCAGCTCTGCTGGTATTTGAATCCAAGAGTGAAAGCTAGGGGGGAATTGTGCTTGCGGGTCTGTAGTAACTTGTAAGCTGGAGGATAAACAGGTGCGCGAGAGATCGAGAAGAAGGGggcctaggggaagggggaggggaaaGGAGGAAGGTTTACCGGCCACAACTCAAGGTCCATAATTGTAGACGGAATTTTGTGGTCGTTTGTTGGATTGTTGTGGATGGGCACAGCCTTATAGTGCTATTAGTCTACTGCAATTATCAGGATAACACCATGTTAcaatagtttttttttttttgaaacggaggcaaaagctttgcctcatctcattaaaAAGAAGGGGAATAACAAAGTCTGCAGAGGGCCATTACACCTCACACAAATGTAAATAAAATACAATTCTACTCTCGCGGCATCAAAGAACCCAAATGCTTCGCCCCTGATATAATCCAGAGCCTCGCCTCCGCTTTAATAGCCTCGACCAACACGCTTGGCAACCTACATACATGTTGGAACACCCTCGCGTTTCTCTCTTTCCACACTTCCCAAGTAACAAGCATGATGAGTGATGAAATCGCCTTCCTCCTATGTCCACGCCTAAGGACCACTGCCGACCACCACTCTTTGACCGTGGGGATCCCGCTCCAGGCCGCCACATCCAGTTCGGGGGCATCCACCCAAACTCTTATTGCATTCCAAATGCGGACAGAGAACCTGCATTGGAAGAGAAGATGAGCTGCGGTCTCTGGCTCCCTCTTACAAAGTTGACACAAATTGCAGTTGGGCCACCCTCTTCTTTGCAGTCTGTCGGCCGTCCAAATTCTATCCTTGATAACTAACCACGCAAAGAACTTGCACTTGGGCGGTGCCCAGTTCTTCCATACCACCGTGGTCATGTTGGAGGCGATCGCACCTTCGAATTGGGCCCTATAGGCCGAGGCCGAGGAATAGATACCATCGGCAGTGAGGTTCCACTTGATATCATCGGGTATGTCGTCCTGTAGGTGTATCGTAGTGAGCTTCCCCCAAAGGGCGCAGAACTGTTCAATGTGTTCCACCGAGAGACCTCCGGACATGTTGATCCATTGTATCCAATGGTTTTCAAGCAAGGCTTCTCGCACAgacttgttcttgttggcagagATCGCGAAAATGGCCGGTGCAATGCCCTTGGGCTTCATTCCATCTAGCCAGGGGGAGAGCCAGAAGCGTGCCAGCCTACCGTCGCCGACATAGATCGTCGTGGCAGCATAGAATAGATCTCTGTCAGTGATGTCGCATGGGTTTCCGATGCCCACCCATGCCCTGTGCGGCTCCTTCCACTCATACCAAAGCCATCGCAGCCTCAGAGCCCGGGCATACATACGAATATCAAGGATACCCAGCCCACCAAGCCTCTTTGGTCTACACACGAGTTTCCAGCTGACTTTGCACTGGCTGCCGGAGACCTTATCCGAATCAGTCCAGAGGAAAGCTCTCCCAATGCCCACAAAGTCGGAGATAGTACCCTCCGGAAGTTTGAGCGTCATGGCATGGAAGGTGGCCAGGGAGGAAAGCACGGACTTGACGAGCTCAGCCCTTCCCACAGTCGTGATGAGCCGACCCTGCCAAGGCACCAGCTTCCCGGCAGCCTTGTCCAGGAGGTGTTGGAGATCGACCTTCCGCAAACGATGGACCGAAAGAGGCAGCCCAAGATATCTCAGCGGGAAGGCAGCGCGAGTAGCCGGGAAGCACTCAAGGATGGCCTCAATCTTGATGTTACAATAGTTTAATAGTACTacctaggtagtactcccttcgttcagaAATACGAGTATAAGATATTATTATTTTTGAATCAAATGTATATAAacacattttagtgtgtttgtttacTCATTCATTCTGcatgtagtctatattgaaatattCAAAACATCTAATATTTATGAAGGGAGGGAGTAGTGTTGTCACCTGGTAAATATCACGTACTCCCTTCGCccgaaattacttgtcgcagaaatagaTAAAAACGGGTGTATTTAAAACTAAAATATATATAGATACATCAATTTCTCCGACAAACATTTCGAGACGGAGTGAGTACTTTGACAATTACCTACTAACAAAATAGGAAattatcaaatactccctccgcagagagggagagagagctagcGCGCtcacgggccatggcatgatgaaaTGATTTCGTCAGTTTGGAGCCAGGTCCCGCATGCGACGAGACAGAGCTACTAATTACTGTACAAGCAGGTCCATTCTATTAATATTCCCATTGTTTGCGAGCAGAAAGCGACTCTTTGTTTGGATTTAAACTTACACGTCCAAGCTTGGAAAAAACAATCCGACCAAATAATTCTGTAGGCCAGGATGCCACTGATATTTTTATTTTCAGAGACAGGATGGTATTGATATGTGTAGACCCAACCGGACTAATTTTTTTAAAAGATTCTTTTTAGTTCCCCAACGGCACTGATATTTGACAGTTGTGTCTTCATGTATAGTTCCACTCCAAGTATTCGGTCACTTCCCCCGGAGAAAAAAGAAGTATTCGATTAGTTCTTGTGAGGATATATACAATGAcactaagagcatcttcagccgtttgGCCCACTAGGGGCTTAAAATAGCGCGGCCAACCGGCGATAAATTCGGTGTGGGGTGGTTTATTTTCCAGCCGCCAACCCCAAGACCCCTCAGACACCTTTTTCGAAAAAGAAAATCGGTCAAAATTCGGCCAAACACGACACAAAATCGTCTAAACTAGACTATTTCATTGaaatttatgcaaaaactaaaAACATAAATTTAGAACTCACTAAAAACGACTACTATGCCTAGCACTACTACGCTGCCGCTGCCCaccttctacatgccgaggagcctgtaGAACCGGATgtagtcgccgccatcgtcgtcatcatcgtcgccgtcgtcctGCGTGCCGCCACCGTCCCCATTGCACTCCTGGCCAGCGTCGCTGATGCATGGGGGGTTGGATGGCCCGGGCGCTTCCTCGTCGTCACTGTGGAGGATGACAATGCCGCCCTCCCCGCGTCCGTGGCGCCGAGCGGTGATCTCCTCGAGGGCGCGGCGCTGTCGCACCACTtgctcgcggacgtagtcctcctTCACCCATTTGAGGGCGGTCTCATCGTCTGCGGGCATGTCGCGTGCTCCTTCTTCACGGGGAGCAACCCCGGCTCGGTCTTCGGCCTGACGAGACGGTAAGAAGAAGGAGAGGGGTGGCCGCTCTCGTGGATGACGAGGGCGCCGCCGCGGGTGCGGCGCCCGAGCGGCGTCTCCTGTAGCTTCGGCTTGACGGGACAGAGCGCCGACATTCTAGAGGAAAGGGATCCAGAGCCCAACGACGAGGAGGTCGCCGTCTTCATTCGCCGCGGCGTCCAGGAGCTGTCGCGACGGCACGAGAAGGTGAGGGTTGCCGGGTACTCTAAGCGCGGCGTGTTGCCGGCCTCGATGTGTTCGAGGACGACTtcgagggtgcggccggggacgccccatcaTCGACATCGCCCCTCGGAGTTGTGGCGGGCGCGGGGATTGACGCCGTTCGAGGAGGCGAGCTGGTCAGCGTGGCAGCTTTCGAAGTACGCCGTCCACAGCGTGTTGCTGTCGGGGGCGTACCTCGGCTCGTTCGGCGACTGCTCCCGCAGCGAGGACCGGATGCGCGCTATCTCGTTGTGCGCGCAGCACCGGTAGGCGGCGGTGGCACCGGGGCTCTGCCGACACTCAGCTTCCACGTGCCcgacacccgcatgtccggcggtgccgggtagtcggcctcgtagaggagccgagcctcgtcctcgtgcaggtgacggcggccgaagccgttggccgccgcactGTCGCCTGGGTAACGCTCGGCCATGCTCGTCGGCGGGGAGAGATGAAGAGGAGAGGCAAGTTCGGTCGAGAGGGGCTTCGACGCCGAGAAGGGGAGAGAGTTTCTGTGGCGAATGGAATGTGTGCTCCCCGGCGAGGGAGGGGCGTCTTTTATAGCCGGGCTTGGGCGGTGGGAGGGCGGCcgacgtgtgtacgcgtggcgtgcTCGGGTGGGACGCGCGTCGTCGCGCCTTCATTGCGCCGCTCGTGagacatcaatggaggctgaccggcgcggcagcgcggcagccttcgcattgattcccgtgggaaacgaggcgatgaggacaacGATGCACCggggtcgctgactcggcgggcccgcctTTCTTTCGCGCCAAAAATGCTTCCCCGGCGCCACCGGGCGCCCCAGCACGCCGGGTTCAGCCTGGGTCCGGCGGCGCCAGTTTCGGGCCTAACAGACAAAAATTGAGCTTCTGGGGACGCGGCTGAGCCGTTTTTTCAGCGCCAACGATAAAAAAGGGCCAGGGGGTCCTTGTTGGGGgcgcggttggagatgctctaagcacaTGAGAAAGAGGAAATTGTGCCGATGCATCACCCCTCACATAACTGTTTATACTCAGCTTGTTAGGCCGACAAGTAATCCTGTTGAGAGCATTGGCAACTCCAGATTTACACTAAACACCCAGAACTTCTCCTTCATAAGAATTCATTGTAGACTGCCCACAGTGGAAGTACTTCAGTAGTAACAAAAGGTCAAACTCTACGatcaaaaaaaacaaaacaaaaaaacaaaaggtCAAACTCAACAATTTTATTTATGTGGCAATGATTTAATGAGGAGAAAGATGAATTAAGTAACATACTAGCTAGTTACTCATACtatgagtaatatcatactttaccaagacaagatgagtttacaagctaataaatgaagtgttacaTGACATCACACATATGTTACTAGTCGAAGTTACTTCCCCGGTGTGAGTAGTCTTATTAAACAGGTTCTGAAAGAATGGAAGATTCGGACAATGCCACGAGTTTTGCAGTTTCTTTTGGGACCACCTGTACACCAGGATACCCTTCATCTTCAACTCCCAACAACGCATTGTTCATCTCAAACCCCTACCCGCGATTTACTACAGCCGCAGAGCGAGAGCCCCGTCCCCTGTCTCGCCTCCGGTGAGCTCCTGTCCAAGCCCTCGCCCGGCGATGCTGCGGTAGCCGGTAGGCTGCGACGTCCCGGCCTCCTGCGATGCGCAGTGCAGCAGCCACTGTACATGCAGAGTGTTGTGTGAGGGTACGCACGGCTGCATGATGCATGCATACGTACGTACGTACTCCTCATCTGTACCTTACTATTCCAGACGTCACGCGTGCACGGTGTCTACGTGACCCATCGGCGCGCCACGCACGATCCCGTGAGGCCGCGTGACCCGATCAAACGTCCGCGCAGTAAAGGATGGCCTCGTACGCGCACAAGCACGTACGCCGACGGCGCGCCCGCGCGACGCGCTGGTCCCGGCGTCCGGGTTCTCCCCAGTTATTGCCCCCCGATCCCGCGCGTGTCGCCCGGCGGCCCACCAAC is a window of Triticum dicoccoides isolate Atlit2015 ecotype Zavitan chromosome 2B, WEW_v2.0, whole genome shotgun sequence DNA encoding:
- the LOC119363144 gene encoding scarecrow-like protein 32, whose translation is MMQFTHAAVTAPPLYPNGHHGLGLGLFLDVGAPRARPWPAAGSLFPTLPPSSKISLGNLNSAGCMEQLLVHCANAIEANDATLTQQILWVLNNIAPADGDSNQRLTAAFLCALVARASRTGACKAVTAAVAAAVESAALHVHRFTAVELASFVDLTPWHRFGYMAANHAILEAVEGFSVVHVVDLSTTHCMQIPTLIDMLASRAEGPPILRLTVADVGCSGPPPALDMSYDELGAKLVNFARSRNVTMDFRMVPTSPADAFTSLVDQLRVQQLVSDGTEALILNCHMLLHTVPDETAGSVSLTQSVSLRTMLLKSIRTLDPTLVVVAEEDADFTAGDVVGRLRAAFNFLWIPYDAVDTFLPKGSEQRRWYEAEVGWKVENVLAQEGVDRVERQEDRARWGQRMRGAGFRAVAFGEEAAGEIRTMLNEHAAGWGMKREDDDLMLTWKGHNVVFASAWAPS